TGAAGGACGCCGTCTCGGTGCTGGCCAACAACGCCCGCGCGCTGAAGGACGGTGGTACCGGCATCTCGGCCGTCTCGGGTGCCGCGCTGGACCAGCTGACGCCGCTGATGCCGATGGTCGACCGCGCCGAGAAAAACGCCACCATCGTGCTCGGTCAGCAAAAGACGCTGACCCAGGTGGGCGAGGCGCTGCGCGCGATCAACCGCCAGTCGGTCGACCTGCTCGACACCGCCGAGACCGTGTCGTCGCTCAAGCTGCAGCAGGGCGCCTCGGCGGCCGAGCTGTCGGCCGTGGGCCAGGTGGTGATGCTGACCCAGCGCATCGGCAAGAGCGCCAACGAGTTCCTCACCACCGAAGGCGGCAGCCCCGAGGCGGTGTTTCTGCTCGGCAAGGACCTGAACACCTTCCGCGAGATCGTCGACGGCCTGATCGAGGGCAACGCCGAGCTGCGCCTGCCCGGCACCAAGGAGCCGCAGGCCCGTGAGCAGCTGGCCAAGCTGAAGACCCAGTTCGGCCAGACCCAGACCCAGGCCAGCGCCATCCTGAGCAACCTGCAGGGCATGTCCAGCGCGCGTGAAGCCCAGGGCGCGGTGATCAAGGACAGCGAACCGCTGCGCAAGGGTCTCGAAGGGGTGCAGGACGCGCTGGCCAGTGCCGGCGGCTTCCGCGCCGTGCACGTCATCGCACTGCTGCTGGGCGTGCTGATGATCGCCGCGGCGGCGTATGGTTTCCTGCGCCTGTTCGTCACCGACCAGGCCCAGCGCGCCGGCATCGCCGAGGCCCAGGCCCTCGAGGCCGAGCGCCAGGAGCAGGAAGCCAAGCGCGTCAACGACGCCAACCAGGCGGCCATTCTGCGGCTGATGAACGAGCTGCAGTCGGTGGCCGAGGGCGACCTGACCCAGCAGGCCACCGTCACCGAAGACATCACCGGTGCCATTGCCGACTCGGTGAACTACACCGTTGAAGAGCTGCGCAACCTGGTGTCGCAGGTGCAGGGCACGGCGGCCCGGGTGGCCGAGACCACGCAGCGCGTGGACGACACCTCCACCGAGCTGCTGGCCGCGTCGGACGAGCAGCTGCGCGAGATCCGCGAGACCGGCGAGTCGGTGCTGCAGATGGCCCAGCGCATCAACGAGGTGTCGGCCCAGGCGCAGCAGTCGGCACATGTGGCGCGGCAATCGCTGCGCGCCGCCGAGACCGGCCTGGCCGCGGTGCAGAACTCGATCGGCGGCATGAACTCCATCCGCGACCAGATCCAGGAAACCTCCAAGCGCATCAAGCGCCTGGGTGAAAGCTCGCAGGAGATTGGCGAGATCACCGAGCTGATCTCGGACATCACCGAGCAGACCAACGTGCTGGCGCTCAACGCCGCCATCCAGGCCGCTTCGGCCGGCGAGGCCGGTCGCGGCTTCTCGGTGGTGGCCGAGGAAGTGCAGCGACTGGCCGAGCGCTCGGGCGACGCCACGCGGCAGATCGCGGCCCTGGTCAAGACCATTCAGGCCGACACCCAGGATGCGGTGGGCGCCATGGCGCGCAGCACGCAGGGCGTGGTGGAAGGGGCCCAGCTGTCCGATGCGGCCGGCGCCGCGCTGGGCGACATCGACCGCGTGACGCGCCAGCTGGCCGAGCTGATCGAGGCCATTTCCGATCAGGCCCTGCGCGAGGCCGATTCGGCCAACGTGGTGGCCAACAACATCCAGCACATCTTCGCCGTCACCGAGCAGACTGGTGAAGGCACCCGATCCACCGCGCAGATGGTGCGCGAACTGTCGCGGACCGCCGAAGAGCTTCGGCAGTCGGTTGCACGGTTCAAGATCAGCTGAACAGCAGGCGGGCTCGCGCATGGCGCTCAACGGCGATCCGGTTGTCCAGGACGACCTCAGTGCCCTGTCGTGGGTGCACGACGAGCTGCGGCGTTCGCTCGACACCGCGCACAAGGCGCTGCGGCGTTACCTGAAAGAGTCTGGCGAGGGCAGCGATCTCGACCGCGTCGATCCAGCCGTGCTGCGCCAGGCGCGCAGCCAGCTGCACCAGAGCGTGGGTGTGCTCGAACTGGTGGCACTGGGTCCGGCCATCGAACTGCTGCGCGCGGCCGAGGCGGCGCTGCAGCGGCTGTCGGCCAAGACCCGGCTGATCACGCCGGCGGCGGTGGACACCATCGAGCGCGGCTCGTTCGCGCTGCTCGACTACATCGGCCGCCGGCTGGCCGGCAAGGCGGTGTCGCCGCTGGCCTTGTTTCCGCAGTACAAGGCACTGCAGGAGCTGGCCGGGGCCATCCGCATCCATCCGGCCGACCTGTGGCCGGTGCCGTTCACCTGGCGCCTGCTGCCGGCCGAGGCCGGCCTGCTGCCGCGCCACCCCGATGCCGGTGCGATCGGCGAGGTCGAATCCGACCTGCTGGCGCTGATGCGCGGTGCGCAGCCCAGCGTGGCCGCGCGCATGAGCGAGGTGTTTGCGGCCATCGGCGCCGGCACGCTGCAGGCCGCGCCGCATGACCGCGCGCACCAGCAGCTGGCCACGCTGTGGCGCCTGGCTGCCGGCTTCTACGAGGCCCAGGCCGATGGCCTGCTGGGCCCGGATGTCTACTCCAAGCGGGTGGGCTCGCAACTGCTCAAGCAACTGCGTGCCGGCGAGGACGCCGAGGCGGCCGAACGCCTGGCGCACGACCTGCTCTATTTCTGCGGCCAGGCCGCGCCCCGACCCGGCGTGCCGATGTCGGGCGGGCCGGGTGTGCGCCTGGCGGCAGTGCGCGAGGTCTACGGCCTGCGCGATGCGCCGCCGGTCGACATCACGGTGGCCCGGCTGGGCCGCTTTGATCCGGCCTGGATGTCGCAGGCGCGCAAGCGCGTCGCGGCGGCCAAGGAGGTGTGGTCGGCGGTGGCTGGTGGCGATCTGGCCCGCCTGCCGGGCCTGCCCGAGCAGTTCACGCTGGTGGCCGACTCGCTGCAGCGCCTGTACCCCGATGGCGGCGTGCTGGGCCAGGCCCTGCAGGCCGCGGTGCAGCAAACCCTGGCCAGCGGCGCCGAGCCGCCGGCCGAGCTGGCGATGGAGGTGGCCACCGCGCTGCTGTACGTCGACGCTTCGCTCGACGACGCCGATTTCGATCATCCCGAGCTGGTGCAGCGCATCCACCGCCTGTCCCAGCGCATCGAGCAGGTGCGCCAGCAGCGCGACCCCGGCACGCTCGAGCTGTGGATGGAGGAGCTGTACCGCCGCGTCTCCGACCGCCAGACCATGGGCAGCGTGGTGGCCGAGCTGCGCGCCTCGCTGTCCGAGGTCGAGAAGAACATCGACCAGTACTTCCGCGATCCGTCGCAGCGCTCGGTGCTGATCCCGGTGCCCGGGCAACTGGGCTCGATGCGTGGCGTGCTGTCGGTGCTGGGCCTGGACCAGGCCTCGCAGGCCGTGCTGCGCATGCGCGACGACGTGGCCGCGCTGGCCGAGACCGAGGTCGATCCGCAGCGCGCCATCGAGGCCGGCACCTTCGACCGCCTGGCCGACAACCTGGGCGCGCTGAGCTTCCTGATCGACATGGTGGCGGTGCAGCCGCAGATGGCCAAGTCGCTGTTCCGCTTCGATGTCCACACCGGCAGCCTGTCGGCGGTGATGGCCCGCGAAGACCGGCCGTCGGGCTTTGGCGAACTCGATGCCCGCCATGAACAGGCCCAGCGCCAGGCCCCGCGCGACACCGACGCGCTGGCCGTGACGCTCGATTTCGACCGCATGGTCAAGCAGGCGCGTGTGCAGCAGCGCGCCGCGCATCCCGAGCAGGGCCGCCAGGGCCTGCCGCTGATGCACCTGGACGAGCCGCCCACCCAGCCGCATGGCGTGCATCCCACCTCGGCCGACGTGGGCAGCACCCTGCGCTTCGACCGCGGCACCGACATCGCCACCGTGCGCCTGGAACGGCCCACCGAGATCGACGACGAGCGCACCATCCAGCTGCCGCGCCGCCACCTCGACGACGAGGCCAAGACCATCCAGCTCGAGCGCCGGCCCACGCCGGCCGACGAAGGGCAGGGCGCCACGCAGCCGCACTTTCCGTCGGCCTGGGGCGACGATGACCGCACGCTGCAGATCCCGCGCGCGGCGGCCTTTGACGACGACCAGGCCACCACCATCCAGCTGCCGCGCCGCGACACGCCGGCCGCGCAGCCGCCCGGCCACGCCGCCACCGTGCCGGCGCCGATGCCGCCGGCGGCACCGCTGGTCGACAGCGGCCTCGAAGACGATCCCGAGATGCGGGAGATCTTCCTGGAAGAGGCTGCCGAGGTGCTGCAGTCGGCCGGCGAAGGCCTGCAGGCGCTGCAGATCCGCCACGACGACCATGCCGCGATGACCACCGTGCGGCGCGCCTTCCACACCCTGAAGGGCAGCGCCCGCATGGTGGGCTTGCGCCGCTTCGGCGAGGCCTCGTGGGCCTGCGAGCAGCTCTACAACACGCGCCTGGCCGAACACCATGGCGCCGACACCGACCTGCGCGAGTTCACCGCCGAGGCCCTGGCCTACATCGGTGACTGGGTCAGCGCGCTGACTGCCGGGGATGCCTCGGCCTTCGACCCCGACGTGGTGGCCCATCCGGCCGATGCGCTGCGCATCAGCCACCGCCGCCTGCCGCTGGGCGCCGTGCTGCCGGCCGAGCCGGTGGCCGATGCCACGCTGCCCGCGCCGGCCGAGGCCCTGCCCGAAGCGCAGGCGCTTGCTCCTGCCGCGCCCACGGCACCTGCCGCGCCCGCCATCCCTGCCGCCGGCGCTGCACCCACGGCGCTGCCGCCCCTGCCCTCGGGCCTGCCGCTGCCGGCCTTCGATCTGGGCCTGATGGCCGGCGAGGGGCTGGCAGCTGTCGAACCGGCCGATCTGACTCCGGCCCCGGCCGCCGCGCTGCCCGGCCTGCTCGAGCGCGTGCCCGACCTGCCCACCGCCGCCGATCTCGACTTCAGCCTGGCCCCCGCACTCGACGACGACACCTCGGCCGCGCCCCTGCTGCCGCTGGAAGCCGCCGCGCCGGCCCCGCTGGCGCAGCCCGAGGCGATCGAGCTCACCCTGCCCGATCTCGACCTGGCATCGCTGGACGGCGGCGCAGCGGCACTGCCGTCGGCCGACGCGCTGAATGGCGCGGCGACCGATCCGTTGCCGCTCCCCGAGGCCATCGAGGCCATCGAGACCGTGGCCGCCGCCGAGGCCATCGAGCTGACTGACCTGCTGCTGCCTGCCGAGGCCGATCTGGCCCCGACCCAGCCGCTGCCCGGCGTGCCCGCCGGGCCGGCGCTCGACGTGCTGGTGGAACCGCCGGCGCCGATGGACGCCACGCTGCCGCTGCCCGCGCCCGATGCCGTGCCCGACCTGGTGCTCGACCTCGACACGCTGGCCGCCGAGCCGGCCGCCACGCCCCAGCCCACACCCGTGGCCGAGCCGGAACCCGTGCTGGCCGCCGAGCCCGAAGAGGCCTTCAAGCAGATCGGCCCGCTGCGCATCGGCATCCCGCTGTTCAACATCTACCTCAACGAGGCCGACGAGCTGTCGCGCCGCCTGGGCGTGGAGCTGGCCGAGTGGTCGCACGAGCTGCACCGCCCGGTGGGCGAAACCGCGGTGGCGCTGGCCCATTCGCTGGCCGGCAGCTCGGGCACGGTGGGTTATGCCGATCTGTCGCAGCTGGCGCGTGCGCTGGAACATGCGCTCGAGCGCGCCCAGGACCGCGGCCACGGCCATGCCGACGAAGCCGCCCTGTTCACCCGCGGCGGCGAAGAGATCCGCCGCCTGCTGCACCTGTTTGCCGCCGGCTTCCTGAACGCCCCCGAGGCCGAGCTGCTGCAGCAGCTGCAGGACGCCGCCCACGCCGCGCCCGAGCCGGCACTCACCGACCTGGGCGCGCTGGACGGCGCCGAGCCCACCGCTCCGGGCGAACTGCCGGCCCTGGCGCAGGCCGACCAGGACGCGCCGGCCGAGCTGGCACCGGCCACCCAGCCGGTGGCGCCGGTCGCCGCCGACCTGCCCGACCTGCCTGCCGCGCCCGCGATCGCCGAAGTCGCAGAAGTCGCCGAAGCCGCCATGCCGGCACCGGTGGTGCCGTCGACGGTGGTGCCGGTGGTGCCGGCCGAGCTGGGCCGTGCGGCCCTGCTGCCCTTCACTGCCCTGCCCGAAGCGGCTGCGCCGGTGGCCACGCCGCTGCGCGATGCCGGCCCGGGCCTCGACGACGAGATCGACGCCGTCGACTCGCTCGACGAAGAGCTGTTCCCGGTGTTCGTCGAAGAAGGCCTGGAGCTGCTGCCGCAGCTGCACGGCCGCCTGCGCGACTGGAGCCAGCGCCCGGGCGATGGTGCCGCCGCGTCGGCCTGCATGCGCAGCCTGCACACCCTCAAGGGCAGTTCGCGCCTGGCCGGCGCGATGCACCTGGGCGAGATGGCCCACCGGCTGGAGAGCGCGGTGGCCCGCCAGGCCGCCCGCGGCGCCGCGGCCACGGCCGCCGACATCGAACCGCTGATCGCCTACACCGACCTGCTGGAGGCCCATTTCGACCGGCTGCGCGGCGTGGCCCGCAGCGACGAGTCGCTCGACACGCGCTTCACCATGCCCGCCCTGCTGGCCGAGCTGCCGGCCGCGGTGCCGGTGGCGCGGCAGCCGGTGGCGCCGGTGCAGCCGGCGGCCATGCCCGCGCCGGCACCGCGCGTCGGCCCGGCCGCCGGGGGCGCGCCCTCGCGCCGCATCGACTGGCGCCAGTTCCAGGCAGCCGGCGTGTCGGCCGCCACCGCGCCGCAGGCCGACCGCAGCAGTGCCGCCACCGCGGCGCAGCACGGCAGCGTGCGGGTGCGCGTGCCGCTGCTCGACCGTCTGGTCAACCAGGCCGGCGAGGTGAGCTTCTCGCGCACCCGCATCGAAACCGATCTGCGCCAGTTCAAGGGCGCGCTGGTCGACCTGAACGAAAACCTGGAGCGCCTGCGCTCGCAGCTGCGCGACATCGAGCTGCAGGCCGAAAGCCAGATCGGCAGCCGGCTCGAGGCGGCGCGCGCTGCCGCGCAGCAGTTCGATCCGCTCGAGATGGACCGCTTCACGCGCTTCCAGGAACTCACGCGCATGATGGTCGAGTCGGTGTCCGACGTGGCCACCGTGCAGCGCGGCCTGCAGCGCACGCTGCAGTCGACCGAAGACGCGCTGGCCCACCAGGCGCGCATGACGCGCGACATGCAGGACGACCTGCTGCGCACGCGCATGGTCGAGTTCGAGGGCCTGTCTGAGCGCCTTTACCGCGTGGTGCGCCAGGCGGCCAAGGAGACCGGCAAGCCGGTGCGCCTGGACATCGTGGGCGGCTCGATCGAAATCGACCGCGGCGTGCTCGACCGCATGACCCCGGCCTTTGAGCACCTGCTGCGCAACAGCGTGGTGCACGGCATCGAGCCTGCCGCCGAGCGCGCGGCCGCCGGCAAGGACGCCACGGGCACGATCACGCTCGCCGTCAGCCAGCTCGGCAACGAGGTGGCGGTGGATGTGCGCGACGACGGCGGCGGCCTGCACCTGGACAAGATCCGCGAGCGCGCGCTGGCCCTCGGCCTGCTGGCACCCGACGCCACGCCCGACGATGGCGAGCTGGCCAACCTGGTGTTCCAGCCCGGCTTCACCACCGCCGCCGCGCTGACCGATCTGGCCGGCCGCGGCGTGGGCATGGACGTGGTGCGCACCGATGTCAACGCCATGGGCGGGCGCATCGAGACCGCCAGCGCGCCGGGCCAGGGCGCCAGCTTCAAGCTGGTGCTGCCGCTCACCACCGCCGTCACGCAGGTGGTGATGCTGCGCTGCGGTGAGCGCACCGTGGCCGTGCCGTCGACGCTGGTCGAGACCGTCAAGCGCATTCCGGCCGACGAGCTGGCCCAGGCCTACGAGCGTGGCCTGGCCGCGCACGCCGGACGCGAGCTGCCGTTCTTCTGGCTCGACAGCCTGTTGCAGGGTTCGCCACGCGGCACGCTGGGCGGGCGCAGCGGCCAGTCGGTGGTGGTGCGCAGTGCCGACCAGCGCATCGTGCTGCATGTGGACGACGTGCTGGGCAACCAGGAAGTGGTCATCAAGCACCTGGGCCCGCAGCTGGCACGCCTGCCCGGCATGGTGGGCATGACGCTGCTGCCCTCGGGCCTGCCCGCGCCGATCTACAACCCGGTGGCGCTGGCCACGCTGTACGGCGAGCATGCCCGCGCACAGGCCACCGAGTCGCAGCGCGAGGCCCGGCGCGCGGCGGCCGATGCGCGCCCGGCACCGGTGGTGGCCCAGGCGCCGATGGTGCTGGTGGTCGACGATTCGCTCACCGTGCGCCGCGTCACCCAGCGCCTGCTCGAGCGCGAGGGTTACCGCGTGACGGTGGCCAAGGATGGTCTGGACGCACTGGAAAAGCTCACCGGCGAGCTGCCATCGGTGATCCTGAGCGACATCGAAATGCCGCGCATGGACGGCTTCGACCTGGTGCGCAACCTGCGCAGCGACGAGCAGCTGACCCGCCTGCCGGTGATCATGATCACCTCGCGCATTGCGCAAAAGCACCGCGACTACGCCGCCGAACTGGGCGTCAACCACTACCTCGGCAAGCCTTACGCCGAGGACGAGTTGCTGGCCCTGGTGGCGCGCTACGCGCGCAGCGGCGTGGCAGCCGCGGCCTGAACCCGGCGCTGCGCCCGGCCGGCGGCCGGTGCGCCGCGCGCGATCCGCTGCCGATCAGCTGCCGATGGCGCGTGACTTCACCACCGCAAAGCGCGCCAGCGTCTGCTCGCGCGCGGCGGCGTGGTCGACGATGGGGGCCGGGTAGTCGCGGCCCAGCACCACGCCGGCGGCGGCCAGGTCGACCGGCCGCGCCTGCCAGGGTGCATGGATCAGCTTGGGTGCCAGCCGTGCCAGCTGCGGCAGGTAGCGCTGGATGAAGCGGCCCTCGGGGTCGAAGCGCTCGCTCTGGCTGACCGGGTTGAAGATGCGGAAATAGGGCTGCGCATCGCAGCCGGTGGAGGCCGCCCACTGCCAGCCGCCGTTGTTGGCGGCCAGGTCGAAGTCGTTCAGGTGGATGGCGAAATAGGCCTCGCCGCGGCGCCAGTCCAGCCCCAGGTCCTTGGTCAGAAAGCTGGCCACCACCATGCGCAGGCGGTTGTGCATGTAGCCGGTCTGGTTGAGCTGGGCCATGGCGGCGTCCACCAGCGGGTAGCCGGTGCGGCCCTCGCACCAGGCGGCAAACAGCGCCTCGGCCTGTTTGCCGTGCTCCCAGCGGATGGCGTCGTACTCGGGCCGGAAGGCGTGGCCCACCACGCGCGGGTGGTGGTGCAGCACCTGGTGGTAGAAGTCGCGCCAGATCAGCTCGCTGAGCCACACCTCGGCGCCGCGCGAGCCACCGCGCATGCGGTCCCAGGCCTCGCGCGCCAGGCGGCGGATCGACACCGTGCCGAAGCGCAGGTGCGTGCTCAGGTAGCTGGGGCCCTTCACGGCCGGGTAGTCGCGCGCGTCGTGGTAGCCGTCGATGCGCTGCTCGAGAAAATCGTCCAGCAGCTCCAGCGCGCCGGTGCTGCCGGTGGGCAGCTTCAGCTGGTGCAGATTGGTCGGCAAAAAGCCGATGTCGGCCAGCGTGGGCACCGCCAGCGCCAGGGCCGGCGGGCGCGGCGCCAGGTGGCGGGCATGGCGGGCCACCGGGTAGGGGCGCAGGTAGAAGCCGTCGCCACGCGGGTGGCCGGCGGCGCCCAGCTTCTTCAGCCAGGCGTTCTTGTAGGGCGTGAACACGCCATACGGGCTGCCGGTGGCGGTGAGCACCTCGCTGCGCTCGAACACGGTCACGTCCTTGGCCGTGTGCAGCACGATGCCGGCATCGGCCAGGCGGCCGCGCACCTTGGCGTCACGGGTCAGCGCGGCGGGTTCGTCGTCGTGGGCGCAGTAGACAGCCTGCACGCCCAGCTCGGCGGCCAGTGCGGGCAGTTCGGTGTCGGCATGGCCGTGGCGCACGATCAGGCCGGCGCCCTCGACACCATGCGCCTGGCCCAGCGCGCGCAGCTGGGCGTCCAGATCCACCAGGCTGTCGCGGATGAACTCCACACGGCGGTCGGCCTGGCGGCCCGCGGCTTGCAGGGCATCGAGGATGCTG
This portion of the Aquabacterium sp. OR-4 genome encodes:
- a CDS encoding hybrid sensor histidine kinase/response regulator, yielding MALNGDPVVQDDLSALSWVHDELRRSLDTAHKALRRYLKESGEGSDLDRVDPAVLRQARSQLHQSVGVLELVALGPAIELLRAAEAALQRLSAKTRLITPAAVDTIERGSFALLDYIGRRLAGKAVSPLALFPQYKALQELAGAIRIHPADLWPVPFTWRLLPAEAGLLPRHPDAGAIGEVESDLLALMRGAQPSVAARMSEVFAAIGAGTLQAAPHDRAHQQLATLWRLAAGFYEAQADGLLGPDVYSKRVGSQLLKQLRAGEDAEAAERLAHDLLYFCGQAAPRPGVPMSGGPGVRLAAVREVYGLRDAPPVDITVARLGRFDPAWMSQARKRVAAAKEVWSAVAGGDLARLPGLPEQFTLVADSLQRLYPDGGVLGQALQAAVQQTLASGAEPPAELAMEVATALLYVDASLDDADFDHPELVQRIHRLSQRIEQVRQQRDPGTLELWMEELYRRVSDRQTMGSVVAELRASLSEVEKNIDQYFRDPSQRSVLIPVPGQLGSMRGVLSVLGLDQASQAVLRMRDDVAALAETEVDPQRAIEAGTFDRLADNLGALSFLIDMVAVQPQMAKSLFRFDVHTGSLSAVMAREDRPSGFGELDARHEQAQRQAPRDTDALAVTLDFDRMVKQARVQQRAAHPEQGRQGLPLMHLDEPPTQPHGVHPTSADVGSTLRFDRGTDIATVRLERPTEIDDERTIQLPRRHLDDEAKTIQLERRPTPADEGQGATQPHFPSAWGDDDRTLQIPRAAAFDDDQATTIQLPRRDTPAAQPPGHAATVPAPMPPAAPLVDSGLEDDPEMREIFLEEAAEVLQSAGEGLQALQIRHDDHAAMTTVRRAFHTLKGSARMVGLRRFGEASWACEQLYNTRLAEHHGADTDLREFTAEALAYIGDWVSALTAGDASAFDPDVVAHPADALRISHRRLPLGAVLPAEPVADATLPAPAEALPEAQALAPAAPTAPAAPAIPAAGAAPTALPPLPSGLPLPAFDLGLMAGEGLAAVEPADLTPAPAAALPGLLERVPDLPTAADLDFSLAPALDDDTSAAPLLPLEAAAPAPLAQPEAIELTLPDLDLASLDGGAAALPSADALNGAATDPLPLPEAIEAIETVAAAEAIELTDLLLPAEADLAPTQPLPGVPAGPALDVLVEPPAPMDATLPLPAPDAVPDLVLDLDTLAAEPAATPQPTPVAEPEPVLAAEPEEAFKQIGPLRIGIPLFNIYLNEADELSRRLGVELAEWSHELHRPVGETAVALAHSLAGSSGTVGYADLSQLARALEHALERAQDRGHGHADEAALFTRGGEEIRRLLHLFAAGFLNAPEAELLQQLQDAAHAAPEPALTDLGALDGAEPTAPGELPALAQADQDAPAELAPATQPVAPVAADLPDLPAAPAIAEVAEVAEAAMPAPVVPSTVVPVVPAELGRAALLPFTALPEAAAPVATPLRDAGPGLDDEIDAVDSLDEELFPVFVEEGLELLPQLHGRLRDWSQRPGDGAAASACMRSLHTLKGSSRLAGAMHLGEMAHRLESAVARQAARGAAATAADIEPLIAYTDLLEAHFDRLRGVARSDESLDTRFTMPALLAELPAAVPVARQPVAPVQPAAMPAPAPRVGPAAGGAPSRRIDWRQFQAAGVSAATAPQADRSSAATAAQHGSVRVRVPLLDRLVNQAGEVSFSRTRIETDLRQFKGALVDLNENLERLRSQLRDIELQAESQIGSRLEAARAAAQQFDPLEMDRFTRFQELTRMMVESVSDVATVQRGLQRTLQSTEDALAHQARMTRDMQDDLLRTRMVEFEGLSERLYRVVRQAAKETGKPVRLDIVGGSIEIDRGVLDRMTPAFEHLLRNSVVHGIEPAAERAAAGKDATGTITLAVSQLGNEVAVDVRDDGGGLHLDKIRERALALGLLAPDATPDDGELANLVFQPGFTTAAALTDLAGRGVGMDVVRTDVNAMGGRIETASAPGQGASFKLVLPLTTAVTQVVMLRCGERTVAVPSTLVETVKRIPADELAQAYERGLAAHAGRELPFFWLDSLLQGSPRGTLGGRSGQSVVVRSADQRIVLHVDDVLGNQEVVIKHLGPQLARLPGMVGMTLLPSGLPAPIYNPVALATLYGEHARAQATESQREARRAAADARPAPVVAQAPMVLVVDDSLTVRRVTQRLLEREGYRVTVAKDGLDALEKLTGELPSVILSDIEMPRMDGFDLVRNLRSDEQLTRLPVIMITSRIAQKHRDYAAELGVNHYLGKPYAEDELLALVARYARSGVAAAA
- a CDS encoding cryptochrome/photolyase family protein, with the translated sequence MTTAPHAHPPQPDLPRALVWFRRDLRVDDHAALYHALTQARQVYCAFVFDRSILDALQAAGRQADRRVEFIRDSLVDLDAQLRALGQAHGVEGAGLIVRHGHADTELPALAAELGVQAVYCAHDDEPAALTRDAKVRGRLADAGIVLHTAKDVTVFERSEVLTATGSPYGVFTPYKNAWLKKLGAAGHPRGDGFYLRPYPVARHARHLAPRPPALALAVPTLADIGFLPTNLHQLKLPTGSTGALELLDDFLEQRIDGYHDARDYPAVKGPSYLSTHLRFGTVSIRRLAREAWDRMRGGSRGAEVWLSELIWRDFYHQVLHHHPRVVGHAFRPEYDAIRWEHGKQAEALFAAWCEGRTGYPLVDAAMAQLNQTGYMHNRLRMVVASFLTKDLGLDWRRGEAYFAIHLNDFDLAANNGGWQWAASTGCDAQPYFRIFNPVSQSERFDPEGRFIQRYLPQLARLAPKLIHAPWQARPVDLAAAGVVLGRDYPAPIVDHAAAREQTLARFAVVKSRAIGS
- a CDS encoding methyl-accepting chemotaxis protein; the protein is MGFLDKLKGNRRGDEAGGANAPANFDELQAAMDAGQVPAGRAAEPGDSVLEAPSVASTLVPAETDSAIISEMPPSDARGDFSDSRQNLAAVAGAGAAAAGLPLIGQRPVAEQQRILAIVLGVGLLLLVLSTVFALTSASRNSAQVAATGHSLMQSQRLAKAVSQAVVGNAPAFVEVKDAVSVLANNARALKDGGTGISAVSGAALDQLTPLMPMVDRAEKNATIVLGQQKTLTQVGEALRAINRQSVDLLDTAETVSSLKLQQGASAAELSAVGQVVMLTQRIGKSANEFLTTEGGSPEAVFLLGKDLNTFREIVDGLIEGNAELRLPGTKEPQAREQLAKLKTQFGQTQTQASAILSNLQGMSSAREAQGAVIKDSEPLRKGLEGVQDALASAGGFRAVHVIALLLGVLMIAAAAYGFLRLFVTDQAQRAGIAEAQALEAERQEQEAKRVNDANQAAILRLMNELQSVAEGDLTQQATVTEDITGAIADSVNYTVEELRNLVSQVQGTAARVAETTQRVDDTSTELLAASDEQLREIRETGESVLQMAQRINEVSAQAQQSAHVARQSLRAAETGLAAVQNSIGGMNSIRDQIQETSKRIKRLGESSQEIGEITELISDITEQTNVLALNAAIQAASAGEAGRGFSVVAEEVQRLAERSGDATRQIAALVKTIQADTQDAVGAMARSTQGVVEGAQLSDAAGAALGDIDRVTRQLAELIEAISDQALREADSANVVANNIQHIFAVTEQTGEGTRSTAQMVRELSRTAEELRQSVARFKIS